A DNA window from Loxodonta africana isolate mLoxAfr1 chromosome 7, mLoxAfr1.hap2, whole genome shotgun sequence contains the following coding sequences:
- the PRG3 gene encoding proteoglycan 3, whose protein sequence is MKRPLILSLLLLGTVSALHLSNDFPKLESLETVADLSQDLEGSGEQEGKLAPTEKVVQSEEEEVESFGYEDALEDEEDTEKDLQCPREEDTVHLLGSPGCKTCRYLLVRNLRTFRKAQNICSRCYRGNLASIHSFGSNYRIQLVTSRINQAQVWIGGILKGWFRCRRFRWTDGSRWDFGFWASGQPGNGRGRCVALCTRGGRWRRNRCKRRLPFICSF, encoded by the exons ATGAAACGCCCTCTGATCCTGTCCCTTCTCTTGCTGGGGACCGTTTCTGCTCTTCATCTGA GCAATGATTTCCCCAAACTGGAAAGCCTAGAGACAGTAGCAGACCTGAGCCAGGATCTGGAAGGTTCAGGGGAGCAGGAGGGAAAGCTGGCCCCAACTGAGAAGGTGGTTCAGTCAGAGGAAGAGGAGGTAGAATCTTTCGGGTATGAAGATGCCCTTGAGGATGAGGAGGACACGGAGAAGGATTTACAATGCCCCAGAGAAGAGGACACGGTTCATTTGCTGGGCAGCCCTGGGTGCAAGACCTGCCGCTACCTGTTGGTGCGGAACCTCAGGACATTTAGAAAAGCTCAG AATATCTGCAGCAGGTGCTACCGAGGCAACCTTGCCTCCATCCATAGCTTCGGCTCCAACTACCGCATCCAGCTTGTGACCAGTAGGATCAACCAGGCCCAGGTTTGGATTGGAGGCATCCTCAAGGGCTGG TTCCGGTGCAGGAGGTTTCGCTGGACTGATGGAAGCCGCTGGGATTTTGGATTTTGGGCCTCAGGGCAGCCTGGGAACGGGAGAGGCCGCTGTGTGGCACTGTGCACCAGAG GAGGCCGATGGCGACGAAATCGATGCAAAAGGCGTCTGCCCTTCATCTGCTCCTTCTAA